One part of the Polyangium spumosum genome encodes these proteins:
- a CDS encoding homocysteine S-methyltransferase family protein, whose amino-acid sequence MNRQEFARRLRSEVLILDGSMGAFLQARGLPDGYAPDLWNVEQPDAIIAVHREYVNAGADLLLTNTFGASRLRLAEYDAGHRVREINAAAVENARRAIGDRRALVAGDIGPCGTTLQPGGELAFEEAVAIFAEQARALVDAGVDVIAIETMFDLVEMKAALIGVRDVSRSVPIIAHMTYTQRGLTDTGTDPETAAIVLEACGADVIGVNCSVGPEDMLEVVGRMARATSLPLSVQPNAGLPVMRHGRTVFPQTADQMAPFAKQFVDRGAAIVGGCCGTTPDYIRMIAAEVGHKPHAPTSRLPGTWITSRSRSLRIGKGAPFVTIGERINPTGRKVFSQAIREGRTDLIVQDARAQAEGGAMSLDVNVGVPLVDEAAMLEKAVLAVQNVTDLPLVVDSANVQALERGIRAYPGRPLVNSVDPVKEKADFLLPIIKRYGCAVIGMCAESEIPERAIDRVRNAEKILRMCEEHGIPKEWVVFDCISIPVSAAPAAAAQTIETIRIITSELGCATTLGLSNVSFGIPLRKSVHNTFLAQAIAAGLDSAICNAVDPLLKETVAAASLFAGRDPGCRRYIDMAVPLEAERKRDQAMLNAAKAGQLLNVATPGGDEPKGEAGGSRAKGTKDLLWDAVVEGDKDGVPGLVKRALAEGVDPFVIFLEVLTPAIRHLGDLFGSGKKFIPHLIASADAMKAGVAVLMPLLEASGNIEKKGTVILATVKGDIHDIGKNIVGLMLRNFGFDVHDLGRNVPLEDILAAAREHKAQIIGLSALMTTTMMRMKDVIDAVRGQGLPHVVMIGGAVTTPSFAEEIRADGYGKDVGDVVTIAERMLVMHKERFPREAPEKGATQGPPSPSA is encoded by the coding sequence GTGAATCGTCAGGAATTCGCGAGGCGGCTGCGGAGCGAGGTGCTGATCCTCGATGGCTCGATGGGCGCGTTTCTGCAGGCGCGCGGGCTGCCCGACGGCTACGCGCCGGACCTCTGGAACGTGGAGCAGCCGGACGCGATCATCGCGGTGCACCGCGAGTACGTGAACGCCGGGGCGGACCTGCTCCTGACGAACACGTTCGGCGCCTCGCGCCTCCGCCTCGCCGAGTACGACGCGGGCCACCGGGTGCGCGAGATCAACGCAGCGGCCGTGGAGAACGCGCGGCGGGCGATCGGCGACAGGCGCGCGCTCGTGGCGGGCGACATCGGCCCGTGCGGGACGACGCTGCAGCCGGGCGGGGAGCTCGCGTTCGAGGAGGCCGTCGCGATCTTCGCCGAGCAGGCGCGCGCGCTCGTGGACGCGGGCGTGGACGTGATCGCGATCGAGACGATGTTCGACCTCGTCGAGATGAAGGCGGCGCTGATCGGCGTGCGCGACGTGTCGCGCTCGGTGCCGATCATCGCGCACATGACCTACACGCAGCGCGGGCTGACGGACACGGGCACGGATCCGGAGACGGCGGCGATCGTGCTCGAGGCCTGCGGCGCGGACGTGATCGGCGTGAACTGCTCGGTCGGCCCGGAGGACATGCTGGAGGTCGTGGGGCGGATGGCGCGGGCGACGTCGCTGCCGCTCTCGGTGCAGCCGAACGCGGGGCTGCCCGTGATGCGGCACGGCCGGACGGTCTTCCCGCAGACGGCCGATCAGATGGCGCCGTTCGCGAAGCAGTTCGTGGATCGTGGCGCGGCGATCGTGGGCGGCTGCTGCGGGACGACGCCCGACTACATCCGCATGATCGCCGCGGAGGTCGGGCACAAGCCCCACGCGCCGACGAGCCGCCTGCCCGGGACGTGGATCACGTCGCGGAGCCGGAGCCTGCGTATCGGCAAGGGCGCGCCGTTCGTGACGATCGGCGAGCGGATCAACCCGACGGGGCGCAAGGTGTTCTCGCAGGCGATCCGCGAGGGCCGGACGGACCTCATCGTGCAAGACGCGCGGGCGCAGGCCGAAGGCGGCGCGATGTCGCTCGACGTGAACGTCGGCGTGCCACTCGTGGACGAGGCGGCGATGCTGGAGAAGGCCGTGCTCGCGGTGCAAAACGTGACGGATCTGCCGCTCGTGGTGGACTCGGCGAACGTGCAGGCGCTCGAGCGTGGGATCCGGGCGTACCCGGGGCGGCCGCTCGTGAACAGCGTCGATCCGGTGAAGGAGAAGGCGGACTTTTTGCTGCCGATCATCAAGCGTTACGGCTGCGCGGTGATCGGCATGTGCGCCGAGAGCGAGATCCCCGAGCGGGCGATCGATCGGGTGCGCAACGCCGAGAAGATCCTGCGGATGTGCGAGGAGCACGGGATCCCGAAGGAGTGGGTGGTCTTCGACTGCATCTCGATCCCCGTGAGTGCGGCGCCCGCGGCGGCGGCGCAGACGATCGAGACGATCCGGATCATCACGAGCGAGCTCGGCTGCGCGACCACGCTGGGTTTGTCCAACGTGTCGTTCGGGATCCCGCTCCGGAAGAGCGTGCACAACACGTTCCTCGCGCAGGCGATCGCGGCGGGCCTCGACAGCGCGATCTGCAACGCGGTCGACCCGCTGCTGAAGGAGACCGTGGCCGCGGCGAGCCTCTTCGCGGGCCGCGACCCGGGCTGCCGGCGGTACATCGACATGGCCGTGCCGCTCGAGGCAGAGCGCAAGCGTGATCAGGCGATGCTGAACGCGGCGAAGGCGGGGCAACTGCTCAACGTGGCGACGCCGGGCGGCGACGAGCCGAAGGGCGAGGCGGGCGGGAGCCGGGCGAAGGGGACGAAGGACCTCCTCTGGGACGCGGTCGTCGAGGGCGACAAGGACGGCGTGCCCGGGCTCGTGAAGCGCGCGCTCGCGGAGGGGGTGGATCCGTTCGTCATCTTCCTCGAGGTGCTGACGCCGGCGATCCGGCACCTCGGCGATCTGTTCGGCTCGGGCAAGAAGTTCATCCCGCACCTCATCGCGAGCGCAGACGCGATGAAGGCAGGCGTCGCCGTGCTGATGCCGCTGCTCGAGGCGTCGGGCAACATCGAGAAGAAGGGCACGGTCATCCTCGCGACGGTGAAGGGCGACATCCACGACATCGGCAAGAACATCGTGGGCCTGATGCTCCGGAACTTCGGCTTCGACGTGCACGACCTCGGGCGCAACGTGCCGCTCGAGGACATCCTCGCCGCCGCGCGCGAGCACAAGGCCCAGATCATCGGTCTGTCGGCGCTGATGACGACCACGATGATGCGGATGAAGGACGTGATCGACGCCGTGCGCGGGCAAGGCTTGCCGCACGTGGTGATGATCGGAGGCGCCGTGACGACGCCCTCGTTCGCCGAGGAGATCCGCGCAGACGGGTACGGCAAGGACGTGGGTGACGTGGTGACGATCGCCGAGCGGATGCTCGTGATGCACAAGGAGCGGTTCCCGCGGGAGGCGCCGGAGAAGGGCGCGACGCAGGGGCCACCTTCGCCTTCGGCGTGA
- the erpA gene encoding iron-sulfur cluster insertion protein ErpA, which produces MSISITQKAAEKVVEIATAEDLMGQGLRLRVIGGGCAGFSYDLYFEDKPTDLDETFEDKGIKLYIDPLSYQYLEGTEIDYVEGLHGSGFKFSNPNVKSTCGCGSSFSA; this is translated from the coding sequence ATGTCTATCAGCATCACGCAAAAAGCGGCCGAGAAGGTTGTCGAGATTGCGACGGCCGAGGACCTCATGGGGCAGGGCCTGCGTCTGCGTGTCATCGGCGGCGGTTGCGCCGGCTTCTCCTACGATCTCTACTTCGAGGACAAGCCGACCGACCTCGACGAGACGTTCGAGGACAAGGGCATCAAGCTCTACATCGATCCCCTGAGCTACCAGTACCTCGAGGGGACGGAGATCGATTACGTCGAGGGCCTGCACGGCTCGGGCTTCAAGTTCTCGAACCCGAACGTGAAGAGCACCTGCGGCTGCGGCTCTTCGTTCTCTGCCTGA
- a CDS encoding RNA polymerase factor sigma-32, whose translation MQTSRDQSSAVSRYIAHVRQIPELSREEEVELARAFRDRNDERAAAKLALANLRHVVSIAISYRRYGIPLADLIAEGNFGIVHAIRKYDPDRGNRFVTYAAYWIRAYILNHVIHSWSLVGVGSGPLRSKMFFRLRRERARIAGLVGEGEAGDKMLAEKFGAPAEKVVEMARRLEARDVSLDTKVFEDGARSLVDTLVAEDQDQEERFSRAEEGALLRERLEQAVQNLDPRERYIVETRMMADPEEELSLAEIGRRLGVSRERARQLEARAKRKLRDRLLPLAA comes from the coding sequence GTGCAGACCTCTCGAGACCAAAGCAGCGCGGTTTCTCGGTACATCGCGCACGTTCGGCAAATTCCGGAGCTCTCACGCGAGGAGGAGGTCGAGCTCGCCCGTGCATTCCGGGATCGGAACGACGAGCGCGCCGCCGCGAAGCTGGCGCTCGCCAACCTGCGGCATGTCGTGTCCATCGCGATCAGCTACCGGCGTTATGGCATTCCTCTCGCCGATCTCATCGCCGAGGGGAACTTCGGGATCGTGCACGCGATCCGCAAGTACGACCCGGATCGAGGCAATCGGTTCGTCACGTACGCGGCATACTGGATCCGTGCGTACATCCTGAACCACGTCATTCATTCGTGGAGCCTCGTCGGCGTCGGATCCGGGCCGCTCCGGTCGAAGATGTTTTTCCGCCTTCGCCGGGAGCGCGCGCGTATCGCGGGGCTCGTGGGCGAGGGCGAGGCGGGCGACAAGATGCTCGCCGAGAAGTTCGGCGCGCCCGCGGAGAAGGTCGTCGAGATGGCCCGCCGGCTCGAAGCCCGGGACGTCTCGCTCGACACGAAGGTCTTCGAGGACGGCGCGCGCTCGCTCGTCGATACGCTCGTCGCCGAGGACCAGGATCAAGAGGAGCGATTCTCGCGCGCCGAGGAGGGGGCGCTCCTGCGCGAGCGGCTCGAGCAGGCCGTGCAGAACCTCGACCCACGCGAGCGGTACATCGTGGAGACGCGCATGATGGCCGATCCAGAGGAGGAGCTCTCGCTCGCCGAGATTGGCAGGCGCCTCGGCGTCTCGCGCGAGCGGGCCCGCCAGCTCGAGGCGCGCGCCAAGCGCAAGCTGCGCGATCGGCTGCTCCCCCTCGCGGCCTGA
- a CDS encoding ATP-binding protein, translating into MQQIATPEVLRAHSRFAAIGPWLLAVAVAGLSVAVGAMMMRPLGGLFLMAPIGLVALLSLAVGSLPSLFSLGLCTIGFAFCFWSEASADHVPGFGFAEVFRLVAFVVTGTVVILAAESERQARRRAQAERVFAQQSLREAERAVAAARASLAALHESEERHRALVEALREADRRKDEFLAMLSHELRNPLAPVRNSLYVLGRAAPGSEQARRAERVIERQIVHMTRLIDDLLDVTRISRGKIELQHGPLDLCELVRRAAEDHRSVFEQNGVTLSVKRAERPVWVNGDATRLAQVVGNLLHNAAKFTDRGGRVRVSVSLDGPERASLCVSDTGMGIAKEMLPKLFDPFTQADRTIARSRGGLGLGLSLVRGLVELHGGEVRAESDGPGKGSCFTITLPAREPAAARGASSVEREEHRCGRILVIEDNHDAASSLAEALAVGRRNVQVVVAHSGPEGIEMARSFDPEVILCDLGLPGMNGYEVARVLRADPAHRRKVLIALTGYASPEDRRLSRAAGFDRHLAKPLDVKMLERLLAEVCDPAGRVSAA; encoded by the coding sequence ATGCAGCAAATTGCCACCCCGGAAGTCCTCCGCGCGCATTCCAGGTTCGCCGCGATCGGACCATGGCTGCTCGCGGTCGCCGTCGCCGGGCTCTCGGTCGCCGTCGGCGCAATGATGATGCGGCCGCTCGGCGGCCTTTTCCTGATGGCGCCGATCGGGCTCGTCGCGCTGCTCAGCCTCGCGGTGGGCAGCCTCCCGAGCCTGTTTTCGCTCGGCCTGTGCACGATCGGGTTCGCTTTCTGCTTCTGGTCCGAGGCGTCCGCCGACCACGTGCCGGGGTTCGGGTTCGCCGAAGTATTCAGGCTCGTCGCGTTCGTCGTGACAGGCACGGTCGTCATCCTGGCGGCGGAGTCGGAGCGCCAGGCCCGGCGGCGCGCGCAGGCCGAGCGCGTGTTCGCCCAGCAATCGTTGCGGGAGGCCGAGCGCGCCGTCGCCGCGGCCCGCGCCTCGCTGGCGGCGCTGCACGAGAGCGAGGAGCGCCACCGCGCCCTCGTCGAGGCATTACGAGAGGCCGATCGGCGCAAAGACGAGTTTCTGGCCATGCTCTCGCACGAGCTCCGAAACCCCCTGGCCCCCGTCCGCAACAGCCTCTACGTCCTCGGCCGCGCCGCGCCCGGCAGCGAGCAGGCCAGGCGCGCCGAGCGCGTGATCGAGCGGCAGATCGTCCACATGACGCGGCTCATCGACGACCTGCTCGACGTGACGCGTATCTCACGCGGCAAGATCGAGCTCCAGCACGGGCCCCTCGACCTCTGCGAGCTCGTCCGTCGCGCCGCCGAGGATCACCGCTCGGTCTTCGAGCAGAACGGCGTCACGCTCTCCGTCAAGCGCGCCGAGCGGCCCGTCTGGGTGAACGGCGACGCGACGCGGCTCGCGCAGGTCGTGGGCAATTTGCTGCACAACGCGGCCAAGTTCACGGATCGCGGCGGGCGGGTGCGGGTGTCGGTGTCGCTCGACGGGCCGGAGCGCGCTTCGCTCTGCGTGAGCGATACGGGCATGGGGATCGCGAAGGAGATGCTGCCGAAGCTCTTCGATCCGTTCACGCAGGCCGACCGGACGATCGCGCGGAGCCGCGGCGGGCTCGGCCTCGGGCTCTCGCTGGTCAGGGGCCTGGTCGAGCTGCACGGCGGCGAGGTGCGCGCCGAGAGCGACGGCCCGGGCAAGGGCTCCTGCTTCACGATCACGCTGCCCGCGCGGGAGCCCGCGGCCGCGCGTGGCGCGTCGAGCGTGGAACGCGAAGAGCACCGCTGCGGCCGCATCCTGGTCATCGAGGACAACCACGACGCCGCTTCGAGCCTCGCCGAGGCGCTCGCGGTCGGGCGGCGTAACGTGCAAGTGGTGGTCGCCCACTCCGGCCCCGAGGGGATCGAGATGGCGCGCTCCTTCGATCCGGAGGTCATCCTGTGTGATCTCGGTCTGCCCGGGATGAACGGCTACGAGGTCGCGCGGGTGCTGCGCGCGGATCCGGCGCACCGGCGCAAGGTGCTGATCGCGCTCACGGGGTATGCCTCGCCCGAGGATCGGAGGCTCTCGCGCGCGGCGGGCTTCGACCGGCACCTGGCGAAACCGCTCGACGTCAAAATGCTGGAGCGGCTGCTCGCGGAGGTTTGTGATCCCGCCGGGCGCGTCTCCGCGGCGTAG
- a CDS encoding SBBP repeat-containing protein produces the protein MNPAHTLGKATMTTGRWTAAGLCLACLAPAMLGCAPVDEMDVEAWEEVEVSGGSDVVNEEENVAEATDALTSLGFSTFVGGTEGVWYGRTGVDPAGNVYMAGERNGDIFVAKYSPSGVLLWTAAFGGTGTEFVQDMAVDGAGCVYVLSKTFSYGPTQRILVAKLNAAGNALVYYSRFGGSGDDEPMGIAVDPAGNAYVTGWTYSSDFPVTPGAMQNTRRGDTDAFVTKLNASGSSLVYSTYLGGSGSEDAMDIAVDAAGYAYVVGSTTPPPNGVGVPFPTTPGAYQRVYGHPGYGSDVFVTELIPSGAAPYYSTLIGGDSGDAGYGIAVDSAYNAYVLGLSDSPNFPTTPGAFRSVKSGPVGEWDVFVTKVNEPGSAIVYSTWVESGLNPGGHPPYIAVSKSGKAYVAGMTDSTSLPVTVNGLQTSYRGGWIDGFLMELNGSGSAAAYATYLGGTNTDYVYGLAVDGYGSAIVTGWTNSADFPIHNAAQSTLYFGGAGFVTKILGP, from the coding sequence ATGAATCCTGCGCATACCTTGGGCAAAGCGACGATGACGACGGGCCGATGGACGGCTGCGGGGCTCTGTTTGGCCTGCCTCGCGCCGGCGATGCTGGGTTGCGCGCCCGTGGACGAGATGGACGTCGAGGCGTGGGAGGAGGTCGAGGTGAGCGGCGGCTCCGACGTGGTGAACGAAGAGGAGAACGTCGCCGAGGCGACGGACGCGCTCACCTCGCTGGGGTTCTCGACGTTCGTCGGAGGAACGGAAGGCGTCTGGTACGGCAGGACGGGGGTGGACCCGGCGGGGAACGTGTACATGGCGGGCGAGCGCAACGGGGATATCTTCGTCGCCAAGTACAGCCCGAGCGGCGTGCTCCTGTGGACGGCGGCCTTCGGCGGCACCGGCACGGAGTTCGTCCAGGATATGGCGGTGGACGGCGCGGGGTGCGTGTACGTGCTCTCGAAGACCTTCTCGTACGGCCCGACGCAGCGGATCCTCGTCGCGAAGCTCAATGCCGCGGGCAATGCGCTCGTCTACTACAGCCGGTTCGGCGGTAGCGGTGACGATGAGCCGATGGGGATCGCCGTGGATCCCGCTGGAAACGCTTACGTGACGGGCTGGACGTATTCGAGCGATTTCCCTGTCACGCCCGGGGCCATGCAGAATACACGCCGCGGGGACACGGATGCATTCGTCACGAAGCTGAATGCGTCGGGCTCGAGCCTCGTGTACTCGACGTACCTCGGAGGGAGCGGCTCCGAGGACGCCATGGACATCGCCGTCGATGCGGCCGGGTATGCATACGTCGTCGGGAGCACGACCCCTCCGCCGAACGGCGTCGGGGTCCCCTTCCCGACGACGCCCGGCGCCTATCAGAGGGTCTACGGTCACCCCGGGTATGGTTCGGATGTCTTCGTCACCGAGCTCATCCCGAGCGGGGCGGCGCCTTATTATTCGACCCTGATCGGAGGGGACTCGGGCGACGCCGGTTACGGGATCGCGGTGGACAGCGCTTACAATGCCTACGTGCTCGGGCTCTCGGACTCCCCCAACTTCCCCACGACGCCGGGCGCGTTCCGCAGCGTGAAGAGCGGACCCGTCGGTGAATGGGACGTATTCGTGACGAAGGTCAACGAGCCGGGCAGCGCCATTGTGTACTCCACCTGGGTGGAGAGCGGCCTGAATCCGGGGGGCCACCCGCCCTACATCGCCGTGAGCAAAAGCGGAAAGGCGTACGTCGCGGGGATGACGGACTCGACCAGCCTCCCGGTGACGGTGAATGGGCTCCAGACGTCTTACCGCGGCGGCTGGATCGACGGATTCTTGATGGAGCTGAATGGTTCGGGATCGGCGGCGGCGTACGCGACGTATCTGGGCGGAACCAACACCGATTATGTGTACGGCCTCGCCGTCGATGGGTATGGAAGCGCCATCGTGACCGGCTGGACGAACTCCGCGGACTTCCCCATCCACAACGCCGCGCAGTCGACCCTCTACTTCGGCGGGGCCGGCTTCGTCACGAAGATCCTGGGCCCCTGA
- the fdhF gene encoding formate dehydrogenase subunit alpha, whose amino-acid sequence MQAPAAKDTSPRQVTLTIDGRSVTVPEGTTIWEAAKALGINIPVLCHDERLRPVGVCRLCVVDVGGRTLAASCVRPCEPNMKVATASPKVERQRKVLLELLMSDQPEVCPKESTTGGNELLALARRYDADGSRLPRGPARGEDPSSKVIAVHHDACILCDRCVRGCDEIQHNDVIGRTGKGYGARIGFDLDRPMGESTCVSCGECMAVCPTGALVNKPVSAPLAPRVHLKQVDSVCPYCGVGCALTYNVDEETNRIVYVDGRDGEANHERLCVKGRYGYDYAMHPQRLQKPLIRVRYPKGSLSDASQSATEARGGRRKGHLVRYEDVLPAFREASWEEALDLVASRLRETRDTHGPAALAGFGSAKCSIEEAYVFQKLVRAAFGTNNVDHCTRLCHASSVAALLETIGSGAVTNTFAGIAEADVALLAGTNTTANHPVASSFFKQAASRGTKLIVVDPRRPDVAQYAWRYARIRPGTDVAFYNGLLHVILAEGLYRADYVEKHTTGFEALKETVARYSPEVASEICGVAPDLIREIARAYGSARAAITFWGMGISQHTHGTDNARCLISLCLVTGNVGRPGTGLHPLRGQNNVQGASDAGLIPMMYPDYQRVSDPAIRAKFEKAWGVPLDPKPGLTVTEITTAALEGNLKALYCMGENPFLSDPNVNKVKKALGKLDFLVVQDIFLTETAEFADVILPATSYLEKLGTYTNTDRRVQIGRPALAPPGEARLDWQIVCDISSRMGYPMPYQRVEEIFDEFTSLTDAYQNLDYDILGKEGRLWPAPDRAAEDGVQILFDDGFPTPDGRGKLVPCEYTPARETPDAEYPFVLNTGRLLEHWHTGTMTRRSYALDALAPEAFVEVHPEDLERLGVRPGERVRVTSRRGTIELVAKPTTKVGVGSVFIAFHFREAAANVLTIDAIDPFGKIPEFKFCAVRLSRADGDGHAAEAAE is encoded by the coding sequence ATGCAAGCGCCCGCGGCAAAGGATACCTCCCCGCGCCAAGTCACGCTCACGATCGACGGCCGGAGCGTCACCGTCCCCGAGGGCACCACGATCTGGGAGGCCGCGAAGGCGCTCGGGATCAACATCCCGGTCCTCTGCCACGACGAGCGCCTCCGCCCCGTCGGCGTCTGTCGCCTTTGTGTCGTCGACGTCGGCGGCCGGACCCTCGCGGCCTCGTGCGTGCGGCCTTGCGAGCCGAACATGAAGGTCGCGACGGCCTCGCCCAAGGTCGAGCGCCAGCGCAAGGTCCTGCTCGAGCTGCTCATGAGCGATCAGCCCGAGGTCTGCCCCAAGGAGAGCACCACCGGCGGCAACGAGCTCCTCGCCCTCGCCCGCCGGTACGACGCCGACGGCAGCCGCTTGCCGCGTGGCCCCGCGCGCGGCGAGGACCCGTCCTCCAAGGTCATCGCCGTTCACCACGACGCCTGCATCCTCTGCGATCGTTGCGTCCGCGGCTGCGACGAGATCCAGCACAACGACGTCATCGGCCGGACGGGCAAGGGATACGGCGCGCGGATCGGCTTCGACCTCGATCGACCGATGGGCGAGAGCACGTGTGTCTCGTGCGGGGAATGTATGGCCGTCTGTCCCACCGGCGCGCTCGTCAACAAACCCGTGAGCGCCCCGCTCGCGCCGCGCGTGCATTTGAAGCAGGTCGACAGCGTTTGTCCTTATTGCGGCGTCGGCTGCGCGCTCACGTACAACGTCGACGAGGAGACGAATCGCATCGTGTACGTCGACGGCCGCGACGGCGAGGCGAACCACGAGCGGCTCTGCGTGAAGGGTCGTTATGGCTACGATTACGCCATGCACCCGCAGCGGCTCCAGAAGCCGCTCATCCGCGTGCGTTATCCGAAGGGCTCGCTCTCCGATGCATCGCAGAGCGCAACCGAGGCGCGCGGCGGGCGCCGGAAGGGCCACCTCGTCCGGTACGAGGACGTCCTGCCCGCGTTCCGCGAGGCGAGCTGGGAGGAGGCGCTCGACCTCGTGGCGAGCCGCCTGCGCGAAACACGAGACACGCACGGCCCCGCCGCGCTGGCCGGCTTCGGCTCGGCGAAATGCTCGATCGAGGAGGCGTACGTCTTCCAGAAGCTCGTGCGCGCCGCCTTCGGCACGAACAACGTCGACCATTGCACGCGCCTCTGCCACGCCTCGAGCGTCGCCGCGCTGCTCGAGACCATCGGCTCGGGCGCCGTCACGAACACGTTCGCCGGCATCGCCGAGGCCGACGTCGCGCTGCTCGCCGGCACCAATACGACGGCGAACCACCCCGTCGCCTCGTCCTTCTTCAAGCAGGCCGCGTCTCGAGGCACGAAGCTCATCGTCGTCGATCCGCGCCGCCCCGACGTCGCGCAGTACGCCTGGCGATATGCCCGCATCCGCCCCGGCACGGACGTCGCCTTCTACAATGGCCTCCTCCACGTCATCCTCGCCGAGGGCCTCTACCGCGCCGATTACGTCGAGAAACACACGACCGGCTTCGAGGCCCTGAAGGAGACCGTGGCCCGCTACAGCCCCGAGGTCGCGAGCGAGATCTGCGGCGTCGCGCCGGATCTCATCCGCGAGATCGCGCGGGCTTATGGCTCCGCCCGGGCGGCGATCACCTTCTGGGGCATGGGCATCTCCCAGCACACGCACGGCACGGACAACGCGCGTTGCCTCATCTCGCTTTGCCTCGTCACGGGCAACGTCGGCCGCCCCGGCACGGGCCTGCACCCCCTTCGCGGGCAAAACAACGTCCAGGGCGCGAGCGACGCCGGCCTCATCCCCATGATGTACCCCGATTACCAGCGCGTCTCCGACCCGGCCATCCGCGCCAAATTCGAAAAAGCCTGGGGCGTCCCGCTCGATCCGAAGCCCGGCCTCACGGTCACCGAGATCACGACGGCCGCGCTCGAGGGCAACCTCAAGGCCCTTTATTGCATGGGCGAGAACCCGTTCCTCTCGGACCCGAACGTGAACAAGGTGAAGAAGGCCCTCGGGAAGCTCGATTTCCTCGTCGTGCAGGACATCTTCCTCACCGAGACCGCCGAGTTCGCCGACGTCATCCTGCCGGCCACGAGTTACCTCGAAAAACTCGGCACCTACACGAACACCGACCGCCGCGTGCAGATCGGCCGCCCCGCCCTCGCGCCGCCGGGCGAGGCGCGGCTCGACTGGCAGATCGTCTGCGATATCTCGAGCCGCATGGGATACCCGATGCCCTACCAGCGGGTGGAGGAGATCTTCGACGAGTTCACCTCGCTCACGGACGCCTACCAGAACCTCGATTACGACATCCTCGGCAAGGAAGGCCGCCTCTGGCCGGCCCCGGATCGGGCGGCCGAGGACGGCGTCCAGATCCTCTTCGACGACGGCTTCCCCACCCCCGACGGCCGCGGGAAGCTCGTACCCTGCGAATACACCCCGGCCCGCGAGACGCCCGACGCCGAATACCCGTTCGTCCTGAACACCGGCCGCCTGCTCGAACACTGGCACACGGGCACGATGACCCGCCGCTCCTACGCCCTCGACGCCCTCGCCCCCGAGGCGTTTGTCGAGGTCCACCCCGAAGACCTCGAGCGGCTCGGGGTTCGTCCGGGCGAACGCGTCCGCGTGACCTCGCGCCGCGGCACGATCGAGCTCGTCGCGAAGCCGACCACGAAGGTCGGCGTCGGCAGCGTCTTCATCGCGTTCCATTTCCGCGAGGCCGCGGCCAACGTGCTCACGATCGACGCGATCGATCCCTTCGGGAAGATCCCCGAATTCAAGTTCTGCGCGGTGCGCCTCTCGCGCGCGGACGGGGACGGGCACGCCGCGGAGGCGGCGGAGTAA
- the ltaE gene encoding low-specificity L-threonine aldolase — translation MIDLRSDTVTRPTAAMREAMARAEVGDDVYGEDPTAERLERLIAEITGKAAALFVPSGTMGNQIALLCHTQRGDEVIIGEGAHCAFYESGAGAAWSGVQFEIAGRGGLFGPDELQEVIKPPYDYHPRPRVVALENTHNRAGGRVFPQRDVRAIAEVARAHGLVMHLDGARLWNASVATGLSVAQLCEPFDTVSICFSKGLGAPVGSALCGDAETIVRARRFRKMLGGGMRQIGVLAAGALYALEHHRARLAEDHAAARAIAEAIREVPGASVPEVETNIVQVDLPVAAGELVAAARSRGVLVGASGARRVRVVTHLDLPAARVAEAAAALAAATREVLTRGATPA, via the coding sequence ATGATCGATCTGCGGTCGGATACCGTGACGCGGCCCACTGCCGCGATGCGGGAGGCCATGGCCCGCGCCGAGGTGGGCGACGACGTGTACGGGGAGGACCCGACGGCCGAGCGGCTGGAGAGGCTCATCGCCGAGATCACCGGCAAGGCCGCGGCGCTCTTCGTCCCGAGCGGGACGATGGGCAACCAGATCGCCCTGCTCTGCCACACGCAGCGCGGCGACGAGGTGATCATCGGCGAAGGCGCGCACTGCGCGTTCTACGAGTCGGGCGCAGGCGCCGCGTGGTCGGGTGTGCAGTTCGAGATCGCCGGCCGCGGCGGGCTGTTCGGGCCGGACGAGCTGCAAGAGGTCATCAAGCCGCCGTACGACTACCACCCGCGGCCGCGCGTCGTCGCCCTGGAGAACACGCACAACCGAGCGGGAGGGCGGGTCTTCCCGCAGCGCGACGTGCGGGCGATCGCCGAGGTCGCGCGGGCCCACGGGCTCGTGATGCACCTCGACGGGGCGCGCCTGTGGAACGCGTCCGTCGCGACAGGGCTCTCGGTCGCGCAGCTCTGCGAGCCCTTCGACACGGTGAGCATTTGCTTCTCGAAGGGCCTCGGCGCGCCGGTGGGCTCCGCGCTCTGCGGAGACGCGGAGACGATCGTACGCGCCCGTAGGTTCCGGAAGATGCTCGGCGGCGGCATGCGGCAGATCGGCGTGCTCGCCGCGGGCGCTCTCTACGCGCTCGAGCATCACCGCGCGCGCCTCGCCGAAGATCACGCCGCGGCCCGCGCGATCGCTGAGGCGATCCGCGAGGTGCCCGGCGCGTCCGTGCCCGAGGTCGAGACGAACATCGTGCAGGTGGATCTGCCCGTGGCGGCAGGCGAGCTCGTCGCGGCGGCGCGTTCGCGCGGCGTGCTCGTGGGCGCGTCGGGCGCGCGGCGCGTCCGCGTGGTGACGCACCTCGATCTGCCGGCCGCGCGTGTCGCCGAGGCCGCCGCCGCGCTCGCCGCCGCGACGCGCGAGGTGCTCACGCGAGGGGCGACGCCCGCGTGA